The following are encoded in a window of Oncorhynchus mykiss isolate Arlee chromosome 11, USDA_OmykA_1.1, whole genome shotgun sequence genomic DNA:
- the fxn gene encoding frataxin, mitochondrial, protein MQRLSIKKLCIYQFIRDQSYRLQQRTTTCVQGTRHLSNEHLGNSRCLRTRSAPNDTSKHVISRSAPSSSKWLDSRPGGGEQRRVLHVTSPVRTEENAVHISEISEAAYEKLADETLDSLADYFEDLMDGPLAGPEFDVLFSSGVLTVKVGGDHGTYVINKQTPNKQIWLSSPTSGPKRYDWTGERWVYYHDGMALHQLLSREFSIIYNMNLDLTTLVHS, encoded by the exons ATGCAGAGGTTATCCATTAAAAAACTATGTATTTATCAATTCATACGCGACCAGAGCTATAGACTACAGCAGAGAACGACGACATGTGTACAAGGGACCAGACATCTGTCTAATGAG CACCTGGGAAACTCTCGCTGTCTGAGAACTCGGTCTGCACCAAATGACACATCTAAGCATGTGATCTCGAGGAGTGCCCcgagttcatcaaag TGGCTTGATAGCAGACctggaggaggagaacagaggagagtccTACATGTTACTTCACCAGTACGTACAGAGGAAAACGCTGTTCATATAAG TGAGATCAGCGAGGCAGCCTATGAGAAACTTGCAGATGAGACTCTGGATTCGTTGGCTGACTACTTTGAGGATCTGATGGATGGACCACTAGCAGGGCCGGAGTTTGATGTTCTCTTTTCT agtGGTGTGTTGACAGTGAAGGTGGGCGGAGACCATGGGACATACGTCATCAACAAACAGACTCCTAACAAACAGATCTGGCTATCATCTCCTACCAG tgGTCCGAAGCGTTACGACTGGACAGGAGAGCGCTGGGTCTACTACCACGACGGCATGGCTCTCCACCAGCTACTCTCTAGAGAGTTCTCTATCATCTACAACATGAACCTGGACCTGACCACACTAGTACACTCCTGA